From the genome of Aliarcobacter lanthieri:
TATAACTAAAATTAAAAAGGAAATAAAATGCCAGTTATAAATGTAAAAATGACAAAAGAAGATGGAGGAGCTACTATAGAACAGAAGGAGGAATTATCTAAAGGTATAACTGAACTTTTTAGTAAAATTTTTAATCGTTCAGCTTCAAATGCAGTTGTATTAATAGAAGAATTTAATACAGATAATTACTATATTGGTGGAAAATCTATCACTAAAATAAGAGAAGAACAAAAATTAAAATGATAATTTTAGATTTTGAAACGAATACTCAAAATATTGGTGATATTTTTGAAGTTGCAGCAGTAA
Proteins encoded in this window:
- a CDS encoding tautomerase family protein encodes the protein MPVINVKMTKEDGGATIEQKEELSKGITELFSKIFNRSASNAVVLIEEFNTDNYYIGGKSITKIREEQKLK